The following are encoded in a window of Flavobacteriales bacterium genomic DNA:
- a CDS encoding rhomboid family intramembrane serine protease, giving the protein MTAAILPALGVALLWMVHLVGAAYDIDLGRYGILPRHLDGLPGILLAPFIHGDLEHLFNNSLPVLFLGWGLMYFYPRIALRVTLATWLLGGAWVWISARGNYHIGASGVVYGLAAFLFLSGVLRRQRTLMALSLLVAFLYGSMVWGIFPIVPRISWESHLWGAVAGAVMAVLHRKVPPAVQDPVRPPDDDDDEVEEADDDGSSAPAPATMGRTSTTARVPLRIVYHHDPGDEVDDAELAWRRDLAGRDAGMAPDDMADTWFDDEEPRY; this is encoded by the coding sequence ATGACGGCGGCCATCCTGCCGGCGCTCGGCGTGGCCCTGCTTTGGATGGTCCACTTGGTGGGTGCGGCCTACGACATCGATCTCGGCCGCTATGGCATCCTGCCGCGCCATCTGGATGGTCTGCCGGGCATCCTCCTCGCGCCATTCATCCATGGCGACCTGGAGCATCTCTTCAACAATTCACTTCCCGTGCTTTTCCTCGGCTGGGGATTGATGTATTTCTATCCACGGATCGCCCTGCGCGTGACCCTGGCCACCTGGCTGCTGGGCGGAGCGTGGGTGTGGATAAGCGCGCGGGGCAACTACCACATCGGCGCCAGTGGGGTGGTGTACGGCCTGGCCGCATTCCTCTTCCTCAGTGGCGTGCTGCGCCGGCAGCGCACGCTCATGGCGCTTTCGCTGCTCGTGGCCTTCCTCTATGGCAGCATGGTCTGGGGCATCTTCCCGATCGTGCCGCGCATCAGTTGGGAGAGCCACCTGTGGGGCGCGGTGGCAGGGGCGGTCATGGCCGTGCTCCATCGCAAGGTGCCGCCCGCCGTGCAGGATCCCGTTCGGCCGCCGGATGATGATGATGATGAGGTGGAGGAGGCTGATGATGATGGATCGTCGGCACCTGCGCCTGCTACGATGGGCCGTACGAGCACCACGGCGCGTGTCCCATTGCGCATCGTCTATCACCACGACCCCGGCGATGAGGTGGATGATGCGGAATTGGCCTGGCGCCGCGACCTGGCCGGCCGCGATGCCGGCATGGCGCCGGACGACATGGCCGACACCTGGTTCGACGACGAGGAGCCACGTTACTGA